One genomic region from Torulaspora delbrueckii CBS 1146 chromosome 4, complete genome encodes:
- the TDEL0D00350 gene encoding 40S ribosomal protein eS4 (similar to Saccharomyces cerevisiae RPS4B (YHR203C) and RPS4A (YJR145C); ancestral locus Anc_4.382), protein MARGPKKHLKRLAAPHHWLLDKLSGCYAPRPSQGPHKLRESLPLIVFLRNRLKYALNGREVKAILMQRHVKVDGKVRTDTTFPAGFMDVISLEATNENFRLVYDVKGRFAVHRITDEEASYKLGKVKKVQLGKKGIPYIVTHDGRTIRYPDPNIKINDSVKIDLASGKITDFIKFDTGKLVFVTGGRNLGRIGTIIHKERHDGGFDLVHIKDSLDNTFVTRLNNVFVIGEPGKPYISLPKGKGIKLSIAEERDRRRAQQGL, encoded by the coding sequence ATGGCTAGAGGACCAAAGAAGCACCTTAAGAGATTAGCAGCTCCACACCACTGGTTGTTGGACAAATTGTCTGGTTGTTACGCTCCAAGACCATCTCAAGGTCCACACAAATTGCGTGAATCCTTGCCATTGATCGTTTTCTTGAGAAACAGATTAAAGTATGCTTTGAACGGTCGTGAAGTTAAGGCTATCTTGATGCAACGTCATGTCAAAGTCGATGGTAAGGTTAGAACTGATACTACATTCCCAGCTGGTTTCATGGATGTTATCTCTTTGGAAGCCACCAACGAGAACTTCAGATTGGTTTACGACGTCAAGGGTAGATTTGCTGTCCACCGTAtcactgatgaagaagcttccTACAAATTGGGTAAAGTTAAGAAAGTTCAATTGGGTAAGAAAGGTATTCCATACATTGTCACTCACGATGGTAGAACTATAAGATACCCAGACCCaaacatcaaaatcaatgacTCCGTCAAGATCGATTTGGCTTCTGGTAAGATTACcgatttcatcaaattcgaTACTGGTAAGCTAGTCTTTGTCACTGGTGGTCGTAACTTGGGTCGTATCGGTACCATCATTCACAAGGAAAGACATGATGGTGGTTTCGACTTGGTTCACATCAAGGACTCTTTGGACAACACTTTCGTCACCAGATTGAACAACGTTTTCGTCATTGGTGAACCAGGTAAGCCATACATCTCTCTACCAAAGGGTAAGGGTATTAAGTTGAGTATTGCTGAAGAACGtgacagaagaagagctcaacAAGGTTTATAA
- the SMN1 gene encoding Smn1p (similar to Saccharomyces cerevisiae YHR202W; ancestral locus Anc_4.381): protein MRVIAAAYLLAASVAAISLQHPFLQESEKTTHIRDLKIGQLNFLHTTDTHGWLGSHLLQPDYDADWGDFVSFVSSFKKNRLNKDQDLLLIDTGDKHDGNGLTDATNPNGVEAAQIFNEQDYDLMTLGNHELYMPENSILEYNTATSHKFKNKYVSSNVEFINDDGHTVPFGNKYLYFETKNSKTRVLAFSFMFNFRRFNNRTNVVPPMEEVSKDWFYEATEKYDEDKVDLVLIFGHMPVTDMENREMYELHCFMRNIYPNTVIQYFGGHSHIRDFSVFDERATGLQSGRFAETVGFLSIDNVTSETPSFFRRYIDFNKRSFKHHIGKNSAELKSSKGRKVSDELRSLRKRLKLDEVIGYVPKTYFMSERSLDSEENLYNLIIHNVLPRLHSKITDTTIGRYIMINTGAVRYDLYKGPFTIDSEYIVLPFMNEWYYMELPNRIASKIAHYLNKGPAIASLAPPNVASFSRSTGTCPFIDQPGLTEGYTTVDDGGCKGDDTKHNSQFDYLTPNVVQHVKLVSEGPTDTVHFVFYSFLQPSILEAVNAIVRDEGGQASYDKSSCKVYGGNSTKVLLREYISEISK from the coding sequence ATGAGGGTTATCGCAGCCGCTTACCTGCTGGCAGCGTCGGTTGCAGCGATCTCACTACAACATCCATTTCTACAGGAATCTGAAAAGACTACTCATATTAGGGACCTTAAGATCGGTCAGTTGAATTTCTTACATACCACAGATACACACGGTTGGTTGGGTTCGCACCTATTACAACCAGACTACGATGCAGATTGGGGTGATTTCGTGAGTTTCGTTAGCAGTTTCAAGAAAAACCGTTTGAATAAGGATCAGGATTTACTACTCATCGATACAGGGGATAAACATGACGGAAATGGGTTGACCGATGCCACTAATCCAAATGGTGTCGAAGCAGCTCAAATTTTCAACGAGCAGGATTACGATTTGATGACTCTGGGCAATCATGAACTCTACATGCCGGAGAATAGTATTTTGGAGTACAATACCGCCACATCGCACAAATTTAAGAACAAATACGTGTCGAGCAATGtcgaattcatcaatgatgatggtCATACGGTTCCTTTCGGCAACAAGTATTTGTATTTCGAAACTAAGAACTCAAAAACCAGGGTTTTAGCATTTTCATTTATGTTCAACTTCCGAAGGTTCAACAATAGGACAAATGTTGTTCCACCCATGGAAGAGGTCTCTAAAGACTGGTTTTACGAAGCCACTGAAAAGTATGATGAGGATAAGGTTGATCTCGTGTTGATCTTTGGACATATGCCCGTAACAGATATGGAAAATCGTGAGATGTACGAACTACATTGCTTTATGAGAAACATTTATCCCAATACTGTGATCCAATACTTTGGGGGACATTCTCACATAAGGGATTTTTCtgtatttgatgaaagagcTACCGGATTACAAAGCGGGAGGTTTGCTGAAACTGTGGGGTTCCTTTCTATCGACAATGTCACTAGCGAAACTCCCTCATTCTTCAGACGATAcattgatttcaacaagaGATCGTTCAAGCACCACATTGGGAAAAACTCAGCAGAACTCAAGTCTTCTAAGGGCCGCAAGGTGTCTGACGAGTTAAGAAGTCTTCGGAAGAGACTCAAGTTGGATGAAGTGATTGGGTATGTTCCAAAGACGTACTTTATGTCTGAAAGATCCTTGGACTCTGAGGAAAACTTGTACAATCTAATCATACACAACGTTTTGCCTAGACTACATTCAAAAATCACAGATACCACAATTGGGCGCTACATCATGATCAATACTGGTGCAGTGAGATACGATCTTTATAAAGGTCCCTTCACAATTGACAGTGAGTACATTGTTTTGCCTTTCATGAACGAGTGGTATTACATGGAATTGCCGAATCGCATTGCGTCGAAGATTGCACACTATTTGAATAAGGGTCCCGCCATTGCATCATTAGCACCGCCAAATGTTGCTTCGTTTTCCAGAAGTACAGGAACTTGCCCATTCATCGATCAACCGGGCCTTACTGAAGGGTATACCACAGTTGATGATGGGGGTTGTAAAGGTGACGATACAAAGCATAATTCACAATTTGATTACCTCACTCCTAATGTTGTACAGCATGTTAAGCTAGTTTCCGAGGGACCTACTGATACCGTCCACTTCGTCTTTTATAGTTTCCTTCAACCCAGCATTCTCGAGGCAGTGAATGCCATTGTACGTGATGAAGGTGGACAAGCAAGCTACGATAAATCATCATGTAAGGTTTACGGTGGTAATTCCACCAAAGTACTACTTCGAGAATATATATCAGAGATAAGCAAATAA
- the MGM101 gene encoding Mgm101p (similar to Saccharomyces cerevisiae MGM101 (YJR144W); ancestral locus Anc_4.380), translating to MSLRHCCRYQIARPFVRYVGTGAAPAYANVSSNAARAPVRSAVTGGGVASGYSNGLNKSLGGTPLETARTEASARAQEDKGIDWYTSWYGIGGKPFDDTVQKHLATPLYTQDIEVKPDGLIYLPEIKYRRILNKAFGAGGWGLVPRSETIVTPKLVTREYGLVCHGQLVSVARGEQDYFSDAGIPTATEGCKSNALMRCCKDLGVGSELWDPVFIKKFKIDNCVEKFVEHVTTKKKRKIWLRKDRQVEYPYK from the coding sequence ATGAGTTTACGCCATTGTTGCCGGTACCAGATTGCTAGACCGTTTGTGCGGTATGTTGGGACAGGAGCAGCGCCTGCGTATGCGAACGTGAGCTCTAATGCGGCCAGAGCACCTGTCAGGAGTGCCGTTACTGGTGGAGGTGTGGCCAGTGGATATTCGAATGGTTTAAACAAGAGTCTGGGAGGTACGCCATTGGAAACAGCTCGTACTGAGGCTTCAGCAAGAGCTCAGGAAGACAAGGGCATCGATTGGTACACTTCGTGGTATGGGATTGGTGGGAAACCATTTGATGATACTGTGCAAAAGCACTTAGCGACTCCTCTGTATACGCAAGATATCGAAGTGAAGCCCGATGGCCTGATATACTTGCCTGAGATCAAATACAGACgtattttgaacaaagcATTTGGTGCAGGAGGTTGGGGGCTTGTACCCCGTTCAGAGACTATCGTGACCCCTAAGCTGGTCACTCGAGAGTATGGTTTGGTGTGTCATGGCCAGCTTGTCAGTGTCGCTCGAGGAGAACAGGATTATTTCAGCGACGCTGGCATTCCTACGGCCACTGAGGGTTGCAAGAGTAACGCCCTGATGAGATGTTGTAAGGACCTTGGTGTGGGTTCGGAGCTATGGGACCCAGTTTTTATAAAGAAGTTTAAAATTGACAACTGCGTTGAAAAGTTCGTCGAGCACGTTAcgaccaagaagaagcgTAAGATCTGGCTCAGGAAGGATCGTCAAGTCGAATATCCCTACAAATAA
- the PMT4 gene encoding dolichyl-phosphate-mannose-protein mannosyltransferase (similar to Saccharomyces cerevisiae PMT4 (YJR143C); ancestral locus Anc_4.379) — protein sequence MGPRKRGSTPVATGTAGKDVDDPSLKYTKKGPDYELLSEKWLMRSAPDSPKEYRIWLYVVTAIAFVARFYLLWYPKEVVFDEVHFGKFASYYLERAFFFDVHPPFAKMMIAFIGWLVGYDGEFKFDDIGDSYEQNPAPYLAYRSFNALLGTLTIPVMFNTLKELNFKAVTCAFASLLVAIDNAHVTETRLILLDAILIFAIALTVYCYVRFYKAQLRAPFSWSWYGWLYATGMSLSFVISTKYVGVLTYATIGTMVAINLWQLTDVRAGLSLKKLFSHVFKRLNGLILAPFVVYLFWFWIHFAILIKSGTGDAFMSGEFQETLGDSPLAKESKQVNYYDIVTIKHKETHVLLHSHWATYPQRYEDGRISSQGQQVTGYSVQDPNNEWEILPVKELSSKSGQPLYLNEAFRLRHVATNSYLRAHDVASPFYPTNEEITTVTEEEANGEAYQQTLFTFQSLQKKDTETIVKTKGTLFRIFHVDTAVVLWTHNDVYLPEWGFGQQEVNGNKKLTESSNNWYVDEIVNIDEERKAYVPKEIKQLSFFTKWSELQRLMFEHNNKLSSEHPFASQPYSWPGSLSGVSFWTNDAERKQIYFIGNIIGWWLQVISLGIYVGIIITDLVTRKRAYYALGRITREKLYGPLMYFFVGWAWHYFPFYLMGRQKFLHHYLPAHLIASLFTAALWETIFSDCKSLDPEKDEDAPGVHYQHNPEIYTKYLWVAFGVMSLGVIVFFLYFSPFVYGNVSLTPEQVVRRQWMNIQLSFAK from the coding sequence ATGGGTCCTAGAAAACGCGGTTCCACTCCAGTTGCGACCGGTACAGCCGGGAAGGATGTTGATGATCCTAGTTTGAAGTACACCAAGAAAGGTCCCGATTATGAGCTTCTGAGCGAAAAGTGGCTAATGAGATCTGCTCCAGATAGTCCAAAAGAGTACCGGATTTGGCTCTATGTGGTCACAGCAATTGCATTTGTTGCAAGATTTTATCTATTGTGGTATCCAAAGGAAGTGgtatttgatgaagttcATTTTGGTAAATTTGCTTCCTACTACCTGGAaagagctttcttctttgatgtGCATCCTCCATTTGcgaagatgatgattgCCTTCATTGGTTGGTTAGTCGGTTACGATGGGGAGTTCAAATTTGACGATATTGGGGACAGTTATGAGCAGAACCCGGCACCTTACTTGGCTTAcagatctttcaatgctttGTTAGGTACTTTGACTATCCCCGTAATGTTcaatactttgaaagaattgaattTTAAGGCTGTTACTTGTGCATTTGCTTCGTTGCTCGTGGCTATCGACAATGCACATGTCACAGAGACAAGATTGATCCTTTTGGATGCCATTTTGATCTTCGCCATTGCACTTACTGTTTATTGCTATGTGAGGTTTTATAAAGCTCAATTGCGGGCTCCATTCTCCTGGAGTTGGTATGGCTGGCTTTACGCAACTGGTATGTCGTTGTCCTTCGTCATCTCGACAAAGTACGTCGGTGTGCTGACTTATGCTACCATCGGTACGATGGTTGCCATTAACTTGTGGCAATTGACTGATGTGCGTGCTGGCTTGAGCTTAAAAAAACTGTTCTCCCATGtattcaagagattaaacGGTCTTATCTTAGCACCTTTCGTGGTTTATTTATTTTGGTTCTGGATCCATTTTGCCATTCTAATCAAATCCGGTACTGGTGATGCCTTTATGTCCGGTGAGTTCCAGGAAACCTTAGGCGACTCTCCACTGGCTAAGGAGTCCAAACAGGTCAACTATTATGACATTGTCACCATTAAACACAAAGAAACCCATGTGCTATTGCACTCACATTGGGCCACTTACCCACAACGTTACGAAGATGGCCGTATTTCATCTCAAGGTCAACAGGTCACCGGTTACTCTGTGCAAGACCCAAACAACGAGTGGGAGATTCTTCCTGTCAAGGAattatcttccaaaagCGGCCAGCCACTCTACTTGAATGAAGCTTTTAGGCTAAGGCATGTGGCTACGAACTCGTATCTGCGGGCTCACGACGTTGCATCACCTTTTTACCCAACCAATGAAGAGATTACTACTGTCACCGAAGAGGAAGCCAACGGTGAAGCTTATCAGCAGACCTTGTTCACTTTCCAATCCTTGCAAAAGAAGGATACAGAAACCATCGTCAAGACCAAGGGCACACTCTTCCGTATTTTCCATGTTGACACAGCAGTCGTATTGTGGACCCATAACGACGTTTATTTACCTGAATGGGGCTTTGGTCAACAAGAAGTGAATGGTAATAAGAAACTAACGGAAAGCTCCAACAACTGGTATGTGGATGAAATCGTAAACATAGATGAAGAGAGAAAGGCCTACGTTCCAAAGGAAATAAAGCAATTATCTTTCTTTACTAAATGGTCTGAGCTTCAAAGACTAATGTTTGAACACAATAACAAATTGTCATCAGAACATCCATTTGCTTCTCAACCTTACTCATGGCCGGGCAGTTTGAGTGGTGTTTCCTTCTGGACAAACGACGCTGAAAGGAAGCAAATTTATTTTATCGGTAATATCATCGGTTGGTGGTTACAGGTGATCTCATTGGGGATTTATGTTGGGATCATCATTACCGACTTGGTCACTAGGAAGCGTGCGTACTATGCGTTGGGAAGGATCACCAGGGAAAAATTGTACGGTCCATTGATGTATTTTTTCGTTGGTTGGGCATGGCACTACTTCCCATTCTATTTAATGGGTCGTCAAAAATTCTTGCATCACTACTTGCCTGCACATTTGATCGCATCGCTGTTCACTGCAGCACTATGGGAAACTATCTTCAGCGACTGCAAATCTTTGGATCCAGAGAAGGATGAGGATGCCCCAGGTGTCCACTACCAACACAACCCAGAGATATATACCAAATATTTGTGGGTGGCATTCGGTGTTATGTCACTTGGTGTCATCGTGTTCTTCCTATACTTCTCTCCATTTGTCTACGGTAACGTCAGTCTAACCCCAGAACAAGTTGTGAGAAGACAATGGATGAATATCCAACTGAGCTTTGCCAAGTGA
- the TDEL0D00390 gene encoding uncharacterized protein (similar to Saccharomyces cerevisiae YJR142W; ancestral locus Anc_4.378), whose amino-acid sequence MVKVVETPLEGERLVRTDEDEVNGFSWVQIVDRVDNLPLDYGSNEKFRENVYHLVTHTQIKVGFVLEFVVEELKAVCGSLFEEAFEADTALKELRFKNPSFDGRNAQLDKIAKEMYLHSQLEGIKGWRDEKYVVCDYDGPYVLLERAMAGLMGIITYGAHINGYVVDENTKSIKFWIPRRAATKPTWPLMLDNIIAGGLGYPCTIYETVLKESKEEANLDQEVIESNIKAAGVVSYLYFPVDIKDVTFKREADFIVGEAEYIYDLKLSVDIIPTPNDGEVDSFNLLTLEQTVKALVDGEFKPNCALIMVDFLVRHGYITPENEPKFLQLVTRMHRMLPFPTLN is encoded by the coding sequence ATGGTGAAAGTTGTTGAGACTCCTTTAGAGGGAGAAAGACTGGTGAGGACTGATGAGGACGAGGTCAATGGATTCTCGTGGGTACAGATTGTAGATCGTGTGGATAATCTGCCCCTGGACTATGGTTcgaatgaaaaattcaggGAGAATGTGTATCATCTGGTGACTCATACGCAGATCAAGGTTGGGTTTGTTCTAgagtttgttgttgaagagttgaaggCTGTTTGCGGGTCCTTATTCGAAGAAGCTTTCGAAGCTGACACTGcattgaaggaattgagGTTCAAGAACCCAAGTTTTGATGGTAGAAATGCACAGTTGGACAAGATAGCCAAGGAAATGTACTTACACTCGCAATTGGAAGGGATCAAAGGTTGGAGAGACGAAAAGTATGTTGTATGTGATTATGACGGTCCTTACGTCTTGCTAGAACGTGCAATGGCTGGACTTATGGGCATTATTACTTATGGAGCACACATCAATGGTTATGTGGTGGATGAGAACACCAAGTCGATAAAGTTTTGGATCCCTAGGCGGGCTGCAACAAAACCGACTTGGCCTTTGATGCTGGATAACATCATCGCTGGAGGGTTGGGCTACCCTTGTACCATATATGAGACTGTGCTTAAGGAGAGCAAAGAGGAAGCCAATCTCGACCAAGAAGTCATAGAGTCGAATATCAAAGCGGCAGGTGTTGTATCGTATCTCTACTTCCCAGTGGATATCAAAGACgtcactttcaaaagagaggCAGATTTCATAGTGGGTGAAGCGGAGTACATATACGACCTTAAATTGTCTGTAGACATCATACCAACACCTAATGATGGAGAGGTCGATAGTTTCAATTTATTAACATTGGAACAGACAGTGAAGGCTCTTGTAGATGGAGAATTTAAACCAAACTGTGCACTAATCATGGTCGATTTCCTAGTAAGACACGGTTACATCACTCCAGAAAATGAACcgaagtttcttcaactaGTGACCAGAATGCACAGAATGCTACCTTTCCCAACTTTGAATTGA
- the PPX1 gene encoding exopolyphosphatase (similar to Saccharomyces cerevisiae PPX1 (YHR201C); ancestral locus Anc_4.377), translating into MLKGVTSFLQYLREVHIKELPVPSSVKVVYGNESADFDSVVSALAYAYCSFQMHPEDPLIPIVNIPKKELFLRRDIVRALERSKVSEDLLFFAEDLKSLKERFGPLTAVLVDHNSVEATMGPYIAAVVGVVDHHKDAGLHPDVKPRVIRTAGSCSSLVIRYWHKYLPVSAFKDIGLLCLGAGLIDTSNFSSKVEDPDKEALNLYEKLFPDLDRELFYKQIKRDKDDLSGFSIENILKKDYKQFEVQDSGAENKILIGISSVVKPLSWFYENFGGESRFRDECVKTQTQRMVDLYIVMTAWMDGGTFKRELVILSSAPELCQDIVENISDTLQLEDKSLTTKTASSPQYYRTFQQLNTSASRKQVAPCVSHAFQNIKL; encoded by the coding sequence ATGTTGAAGGGTGTAACGAGTTTTCTACAATACCTGAGAGAAGTCCACATTAAAGAGTTGCCAGTGCCCAGCTCCGTGAAAGTGGTCTATGGTAACGAATCTGCCGACTTTGACTCGGTAGTATCTGCCTTGGCATATGCCTATTGCAGCTTCCAGATGCATCCTGAGGATCCTCTGATCCCAATAGTCAAtattccaaagaaagagctGTTTTTAAGGAGAGATATCGTTCGTGCTCTCGAGAGATCAAAGGTTAGTGAAGATCTACTATTCTTTGCCGAGGATTTGAAGTCACTGaaggaaagatttggaCCGTTGACAGCTGTACTAGTGGATCACAACTCCGTGGAGGCTACTATGGGGCCGTACATTGCTGCCGTTGTTGGGGTCGTCGACCATCACAAGGATGCAGGGCTACATCCTGATGTCAAACCCAGAGTAATTAGAACAGCAGGTAgttgttcatctttggtgATCAGATATTGGCATAAGTACCTTCCTGTGTCGGCTTTCAAGGATATCGGTCTTTTGTGTCTTGGGGCAGGCTTAATCGACACCTCCAATTTCAGTTCTAAAGTTGAAGACCCAGATAAAGAAGCATTGAATCTGTACGAAAAATTGTTCCCAGATCTCGATAGAGAGTTATTCTACAAGCAGATAAAACGCGATAAGGATGACCTCAGTGGGTTCTCTATCGAAAACATACTTAAGAAGGACTATAAGCAATTTGAAGTGCAGGATTCGGGGGCCGAGAATAAAATACTAATTGGAATTTCATCAGTCGTGAAGCCATTGTCATGGTTTTATGAGAATTTCGGCGGTGAGTCTAGATTCAGAGACGAATGTGTAAAGACCCAAACTCAAAGAATGGTTGATCTGTACATTGTGATGACGGCCTGGATGGACGGAGGCACATTCAAGCGTGAATTAGTGATTCTCTCCAGCGCTCCAGAGCTCTGCCAAGATATAGTTGAAAACATCTCGGATACTTTGCAACTCGAGGATAAGAGCTTGACGACCAAGACCGCCTCATCTCCACAATATTATAGAACATTTCAGCAGCTAAACACGTCAGCGAGCCGGAAACAAGTCGCACCCTGTGTGTCGCATGcatttcaaaatatcaagcTGTGA
- the IPA1 gene encoding putative polyadenylation protein (similar to Saccharomyces cerevisiae YJR141W; ancestral locus Anc_4.376) has protein sequence MKTEGLSFLVEHLPRIGTTSIDICAVGQPVIVSRGPGKLCVEDTEENKATILLPCEEFVGEQAKFTTVSPGCYRLRLKSREEVVNAFNCNNKAQNVFMSLPEGKWSKKELIESKGFRILCLTCRTDIINEQNCFKINEMPSEFWMELMDYWHCHKPHDISKENEYSVRYNSLKPLKGEILLGSAFFLAQQDTFAGRVKTENGFLQCAKCSASLGEETQDHLFKIYKWQVLLKKSNKEEDVFPPEQDVVFTLLNLIKGYSTRYVLLESESSKLFVWLFAIGIDVTLPDNRVLTNCIKVLYCDEISEKETKGSNIEQLKVKPVPMRHFVQMLEQIHESLPSSVKQFDLWRVSYIKITA, from the coding sequence ATGAAGACTGAAGGCCTGAGTTTCCTGGTCGAGCATCTGCCAAGAATTGGGACAACCTCTATTGATATATGTGCCGTTGGACAGCCTGTGATAGTCTCCCGAGGCCCTGGTAAGCTATGTGTGGAAGACACAGAAGAGAACAAAGCAACGATTTTGCTACCTTGCGAGGAATTTGTGGGTGAACAGGCAAAATTCACGACTGTTAGTCCAGGCTGCTACCGATTAAGATTAAAGTCAAGAGAAGAGGTTGTAAATGcgttcaattgcaacaacaaGGCCCAAAATGTGTTTATGTCTTTACCGGAAGGGAAATGGTCCAAGAAAGAGCTAATTGAATCCAAAGGGTTCAGAATCCTTTGTTTGACTTGCAGAACTGATATAATTAACGAACAAAATTGTTTTAAGATCAATGAAATGCCTTCAGAGTTCTGGATGGAGTTAATGGACTACTGGCATTGCCACAAGCCTCACGATATATCAAAGGAAAACGAATATTCGGTGCGTTACAACTCTTtgaaacctttgaaaggtgaAATATTGCTGGGGtcagccttcttcttggcccAACAAGATACTTTTGCAGGCAGAGTGAAAACAGAGAATGGTTTTTTGCAATGTGCTAAATGTTCAGCATCACTGGGAGAGGAAACGCAAGAtcatttgttcaaaatctaCAAATGGCAAGTTTTACTGAAAAAATCCAAcaaggaggaagatgtCTTTCCCCCAGAGCAGGATGTAGTTTTCACATTGTTAAATCTGATCAAAGGCTACTCAACACGTTACGTTCTTTTGGAATCTGAGAGCTCAAAGCTGTTTGTATGGTTATTTGCAATAGGTATAGATGTGACTTTGCCAGATAATCGGGTACTTACAAACTGCATAAAAGTCCTGTACTGTGACGAAATTTCtgagaaagagacaaagGGGAGTAATATTGAGCAACTCAAGGTAAAACCTGTGCCTATGCGCCATTTTGTACAAATGCTTGAACAGATTCACGAGAGCTTGCCCTCGAGCGTCAAACAGTTTGATTTGTGGCGTGTTAGCTATATTAAAATCACAgcttga